From one Lycium ferocissimum isolate CSIRO_LF1 chromosome 5, AGI_CSIRO_Lferr_CH_V1, whole genome shotgun sequence genomic stretch:
- the LOC132055961 gene encoding uncharacterized protein LOC132055961 codes for MENYDHRFQRTDQWMPVYSWLETLDTDEVVKSKEIIDWLTENPDVREQLNSRHSRYHLMHYIKKCHMKILKRKEKKKGPEFTKNMSLSEVQESEEVKKSVPLQTAANLSTVPKDSKIYKAKQTEALQKYEILVELEKQLSMHLPKPT; via the exons ATG GAAAATTATGATCATCGATTTCAACGAACTGATCAGTGGATGCCTGTTTATTCCTGGTTAGAGACTCTAGACACGGATGAGGTGgttaaatcaaaagaaattatagACTGGCTTACTGAGAATCCTGATGTGAGAGAACAATTAAATTCAAGGCATTCGCGTTACCATTTGATGCATTACATAAAAAAATGCCACATGAAAATTCTGAAgagaaaggagaagaagaag GGACCAGAATTCACCAAAAACATGTCTTTGTCAGAAGTTCAGGAAAGTGAAGAGGTGAAGAAATCTGTTCCACTTCAAACTGCAG CTAATTTGAGCACAGTACCTAAGGACAGCAAAATCTATAAAGCAAAGCAAACAGAAGCTTTGCAAAAATATGAGAT TCTAGTGGAGTTGGAGAAACAACTTTCGATGCACTTGCCAAAGCCAACTTGA